A genomic window from Salvia miltiorrhiza cultivar Shanhuang (shh) chromosome 5, IMPLAD_Smil_shh, whole genome shotgun sequence includes:
- the LOC130987036 gene encoding uncharacterized protein LOC130987036 isoform X2 — protein MARSSWEHRRVRYFNECCVREGRNRLCLLLFVGRHSAVWLEIAITAVATSSDMTHGILLCFCMSPENCLEKDFKERKRDHFSQFITEVPSFFPTK, from the exons ATGGCCCGTTCTTCGTGGGAACATCGACGAGTGAGATATTTCAATGAATGTTGCGTACGGGAAGGCCGCAATCGCCTCTGTCTGCTTCTCTTCGTCGGCCGCCACTCGGCCGTCTGGCTAGAAATCGCCATTACCGCTGTTGCCACCTCCTCTGACATG ACGCACGGTATTCTCCTTTGTTTCTGTATGTCACCCGAAAATTGCCTGGAAAAAGATTTCAAG GAGCGGAAAAGAGATCATTTCTCACAGTTTATAACAGAAG TTCCAAGTTTCTTTCCGACCAAGTAA
- the LOC130987036 gene encoding uncharacterized protein LOC130987036 isoform X1 — MARSSWEHRRVRYFNECCVREGRNRLCLLLFVGRHSAVWLEIAITAVATSSDMTHGILLCFCMSPENCLEKDFKDVDAEKQQRPYLSSLGGYPTGSGLRVSDGYQVADTRRAAGIHGLWV, encoded by the exons ATGGCCCGTTCTTCGTGGGAACATCGACGAGTGAGATATTTCAATGAATGTTGCGTACGGGAAGGCCGCAATCGCCTCTGTCTGCTTCTCTTCGTCGGCCGCCACTCGGCCGTCTGGCTAGAAATCGCCATTACCGCTGTTGCCACCTCCTCTGACATG ACGCACGGTATTCTCCTTTGTTTCTGTATGTCACCCGAAAATTGCCTGGAAAAAGATTTCAAG GATGTCGACGCCGAGAAGCAGCAACGCCCCTACCTCTCAAGCCTCGGCGGGTATCCGACGGGTAGTGGGTTGCGGGTATCCGACGGGTACCAGGTGGCGGATACCAGACGGGCGGCGGGTATCCACGGGTTGTGGGTATAG
- the LOC130987036 gene encoding uncharacterized protein LOC130987036 isoform X3, with protein MARSSWEHRRVRYFNECCVREGRNRLCLLLFVGRHSAVWLEIAITAVATSSDMTHGILLCFCMSPENCLEKDFKRGYLSS; from the exons ATGGCCCGTTCTTCGTGGGAACATCGACGAGTGAGATATTTCAATGAATGTTGCGTACGGGAAGGCCGCAATCGCCTCTGTCTGCTTCTCTTCGTCGGCCGCCACTCGGCCGTCTGGCTAGAAATCGCCATTACCGCTGTTGCCACCTCCTCTGACATG ACGCACGGTATTCTCCTTTGTTTCTGTATGTCACCCGAAAATTGCCTGGAAAAAGATTTCAAG AGAGGTTATCTCTCCAGTTAA
- the LOC131025860 gene encoding protein FAR1-RELATED SEQUENCE 5-like gives MDFDLNEYPSNEVGDEDEVLSRKEAFVDENNVENRNEDCDDNSDVGDGDKDQSLEEVEENVEDEQHVEHDCGKFADLLNRIDVLEMVLEVGKSVNDPEAAYILYCEYARLKGFSVTRDNKGYFNRTKICSYQTFLCSCHGKSETKTSLDRGMATYNKQDRKTMCKAKLRVSRRRNQPWKVRSWYKEHNHELFPSDQSYLLRSARSLSKSKKLLIEAMNSAGIGISRACAFIEKESGGPQNCGFTRKGAYNHINGTKMKTKVENGDANSLIQYFSKMSNSEAFFYFDFQVDDEGRLMNFFFRDSRSSLDYDYFGDVLSVDSTYRTNRYKLVCVPFVGVNHHLKNVIFGIGFLSDETTRSYEWLLSTFFESMDSKQPDIIFTDQCQSLMNAIDSIFPSASHRLC, from the coding sequence ATGGATTTTGATTTGAACGAGTATCCATCTAATGAGGTTGGCGATGAAGATGAAGTATTGTCAAGGAAGGAAGCATTTGTTGATGAAAATAATGTTGAAAATAGAAATGAAGATTGTGATGATAATTCAGATGTTGGAGACGGAGATAAGGATCAAAGTCTTGAAgaagttgaggaaaatgttgaAGATGAGCAACATGTTGAGCACGATTGTGGCAAATTTGCCGATCTACTTAATAGGATTGATGTACTTGAGATGGTATTAGAGGTTGGAAAATCTGTGAATGATCCCGAAGCAGCTTATATTTTATATTGCGAGTATGCAAGACTGAAGGGGTTTAGCGTGACAAGAGATAACAAAGGTTACTTTAATCGTACTAAAATATGTAGTTACCAAACATTTCTTTGCTCTTGCCATGGTAAGAGTGAAACGAAGACATCATTGGATAGAGGGATGGCTACTTACAATAAGCAAGATCGGAAGACCATGTGTAAGGCAAAGCTAAGGGTGTCACGCAGACGTAATCAACCATGGAAAGTGAGGTCTTGGTACAAAGAGCACAATCATGAATTATTCCCCTCTGACCAGTCGTATTTGTTACGCTCGGCCCGTTCTTTGTCTAAATCTAAGAAACTTTTGATAGAAGCAATGAATTCAGCAGGCATTGGCATCTCTCGGGCTTGTGCATTCATTGAGAAGGAGTCAGGCGGGCCACAAAATTGTGGTTTTACACGGAAGGGTGCTTATAATCACATTAATGGCACAAAGATGAAGACAAAAGTggaaaacggtgatgcaaataGCCTTATTCAATATTTCAGTAAGATGTCGAATAGTGAGGCATTCTTTTATTTTGACTTTCAAGTAGATGATGAAGGGCGACTTATGAATTTTTTCTTCAGAGACTCTCGCAGCTCTTTGGATTACGATTATTTCGGAGATGTGTTGTCTGTAGATAGTACATATCGGACCAACAGATACAAGCTTGTTTGTGTTCCTTTTGTTGGTGTGAACCATCATTTGAAGAATGTTATCTTTGGAATTGGTTTCCTATCTGATGAAACCACCCGATCTTACGAATGGTTACTTTCCACTTTCTTTGAGTCTATGGATTCGAAACAACCGGACATAATTTTTACGGATCAATGCCAATCGCTTATGAATGCAATTGATTCCATATTCCCGAGCGCTAGTCATCGTCTATGTTAG